The Maridesulfovibrio sp. genomic sequence GCATTTGATGGATGCGAATCCAGAAGCGGCGCATGTGCAGGCAAACCGGTCCCGGAAAATTTTTCATATGGATCAGATAGCAATCCGTGGTTTCTGGATGTGGATGAAATTTCAGAATTATTGAAAGATATGTAGGCTGTGTTTAAGCTGGAACAGATATAAAAACGGACCCGAAATTTCGGGTCCGTTTTTATTTTTAATTAAAAAAATCTTTTACAACGTTTACAACCCTACGGGCATCTTCCTCAGTCATATGCGGTCCCATGGGCAGGGAGAGCACTTCGTTGTGGATAGCCTCGCTGATGGGCAGGGAAAGGTTTTCCATCTCCTTATACGCCCCCTGTTTGTGCGGAGGGATTGGGTAATGGATGGAAGCCTCGATTTTGTTTTCGGCAAGATGGCTGATCAGGGCGTCGCGGTCTTTGCAGCGAACGACGAAAATGTGCCAGACGGATTGGATTCCTTCACCGATTACCGGAAGAATCAGTGGGGTCTCTTTGAGCCCTTCCAGATAAATTCCGGCAATGGTTTTGCGGGTCCAGTTCCAGTTGTCCAGCTTGTCTAGTTTCACACGCAGGAATGCGGCCTGCATTTCGTCAAGTCTGCTGTTAAATCCCTTGTATTCGTGAACATACTTTTCAGTAGAACCGTAGTTGGCAAGTTTGCGAACCTGCTCGGCTATGTTGTCATCCATAGTGGTTACAGCTCCGCCGTCTCCGAAGGCACCGAGGTTCTTGCCGGGGTAGAAGCTGAAGGCTGCAGCATGGCCCAATGTGCCGGACATACGTCCTTTGTAGACCGCGCCGTGGGCCTGTGCGGCATCCGTGACAACGAACAGGGAGTGCTTTTCCGCAAATTCCATGATCGGGTCCATATCTGCGGGTTGGCCATAGAGATGAACCGGGATTATGGCCTTGGTATTCGGGGTCAATGCGGCTTCAAGTTTGGCCGGATCCATGTTGTAGGTGGCTTCCACAGGCTCAACCGGAATAATGTTGGCTCCGGTTCTGGTTACCGCCAGCCATGTGGCGATAAAGGTGTTTGAAGGGACCAGCACGTCATCACCGGGACCGACACCGGCAGCGCGCAGGGTCAACTCAATTGCTTCCAGTCCGTTACCGCAGCCGATGCAGTTTTTAGCTCCGGTGTAGAGTGCGAATTCTTTTTCAAAGGCTTTTACTTCGTCACCGTGAATGAACCAGCCTGATTCAAGAACACGTTTTGCGGCTGCGTCTATTTTCGGGGCAAGAGCCTGGTATGTCCAGCCTACGTCGAGAAATTTAATCTGCTTCATTTTTTTTTACCGCCTTTATGAATTCATCATAGCTGTAGTAATAGTCACTCGGATCATAATATTCCGAGGCCAGCACCAGACAAACGGAACCGGAAGAGAAGTTTTCAAGCTCACGCCATGTCATGGTCGGGATGTACAGCCCGTAGTACGACCTGTTCAGTGAGAACTTGGTTTTGGTCTTACCGTCATCAAGCACTACGTCAAAGCTGCCGGAAGCAGCGATGATGTATTGCCTGAGCTTCTTATGGGCATGTCCTCCACGGGTCTCTCCGCCGGGAACGTCATATAGATAGTACACTCTTTTGATATCAAAAGGAATATGGCGACTGTTTTCAATAAAAGTCAGGTTTCCCCTGTTGTCATTGATTTTGGGCAGTTCGATAATTTGCGGTTTATCTTCTTTGATCATTTTCTGTCCTTCATTTCCAATTCAACCAGCCGGATGTATTTTTGAAAGGTGTAGAAAAAACCGTGGATGGCAATGATAAGGCCCGCCTTACCGTCACGAAATCCCTGCTGAATAATGTATTGTTTTATGAATTTGCCGATAGCGCGCCGCAGCGCAGAAAATACAGAACTTGTTTTGCCCATTGAATACAAGTCATTTGCAGCATCGCGTGTGTAAATGTTTATTTTGTGGAGGTGGTGAAAAAAATCGCCATAGGGGTAGTGGATGATATCCCCTGAAAGTTCACCGGCTTTGTTTTTAGGGCGCAATTCTTCATGCGGGCGGATTCCACCAATTGTGATTCCGTCCAGTTTGTATACACGGAAAAGCTTATCCGGATACCAGCCGCTGTGCATTATGAATCTATCCAGATACCATGATTTTCTTGAGCAGAAATATCCATCGCAGTTGTCTGGTTTGTGGAGCATATTTATGATGCTATCGCGTAATTCATGGGAAATCTGTTCGT encodes the following:
- a CDS encoding DegT/DnrJ/EryC1/StrS family aminotransferase, whose amino-acid sequence is MKQIKFLDVGWTYQALAPKIDAAAKRVLESGWFIHGDEVKAFEKEFALYTGAKNCIGCGNGLEAIELTLRAAGVGPGDDVLVPSNTFIATWLAVTRTGANIIPVEPVEATYNMDPAKLEAALTPNTKAIIPVHLYGQPADMDPIMEFAEKHSLFVVTDAAQAHGAVYKGRMSGTLGHAAAFSFYPGKNLGAFGDGGAVTTMDDNIAEQVRKLANYGSTEKYVHEYKGFNSRLDEMQAAFLRVKLDKLDNWNWTRKTIAGIYLEGLKETPLILPVIGEGIQSVWHIFVVRCKDRDALISHLAENKIEASIHYPIPPHKQGAYKEMENLSLPISEAIHNEVLSLPMGPHMTEEDARRVVNVVKDFFN
- a CDS encoding FdtA/QdtA family cupin domain-containing protein, translated to MIKEDKPQIIELPKINDNRGNLTFIENSRHIPFDIKRVYYLYDVPGGETRGGHAHKKLRQYIIAASGSFDVVLDDGKTKTKFSLNRSYYGLYIPTMTWRELENFSSGSVCLVLASEYYDPSDYYYSYDEFIKAVKKNEAD
- a CDS encoding glycosyltransferase family 2 protein: MTKITGLILTYNGERLLDKALSSLSFCSEILVIDSGSTDSTLEIANKHNARIVHNDWNGAIEQHKFAQTLINTKWVVTIDQDEQISHELRDSIINMLHKPDNCDGYFCSRKSWYLDRFIMHSGWYPDKLFRVYKLDGITIGGIRPHEELRPKNKAGELSGDIIHYPYGDFFHHLHKINIYTRDAANDLYSMGKTSSVFSALRRAIGKFIKQYIIQQGFRDGKAGLIIAIHGFFYTFQKYIRLVELEMKDRK